In the Afipia sp. GAS231 genome, CTTCGAAGCGCTGCACCTGGTCGCGGCGCACATTGCCATAGGCGTTGTTGTTGAAGATCAGCGTCACCACGCCGATCTTGAACTGCACGGCGGTCGCCAATTCCTGCACCGCGAACATGAAGCCGCCGTCGCCGGTTATCGCGACCACCGGCCGCTCCGGATTGGCGACCTTGGCGCCGAGCGCGGTAGGGAAGCCGGAGCCGAGCGTGCCCTGATAGCCCGAGGTGATGAAGGTGCGCGGCTGGTAGATCGGAAAGCCGTACCAGGAGGCGAAGCCGACCTGCGACAATTCGTCGGTGACGATCGCATTGGCCGGCAGCACTTCGCGCAGGATATTCAGATACGCCATCTGCGGCTGGATTTTTTGAATCTCCACATGCGAAGCAGCAGTCGCCTCACGGATCGCGGCGCGCCGGCCGCTGATCTTGCTGTAGCCAGCCTTCGTCACGGCGGCGGCGAGCTCGGCCGTGCCGGCCTTGGCATCGGCGATCACGGCGCAATCCGGCGTGTAGCGCCGCATCTCGACCGGATCGATGTCGATGCGGACAGATTTCAGGCCGTCGGGGCGATAGGGCCAGCGCGACATCGTCGGCAGTTCCAGCCGCGTGCCGATGCCGATCATCAGATCGGTGGTCGGCCACAGTTTGTAGGCTGCCGCCATGGTCAACCCGAGTTCATGGGCATTGGAAACGATGCCGCGACCGCTGCGGAACGCCACGACAGGTGCGTCGATCATTTCCGCCAGTTCGAGGATTTCCTCGGCCGCGTCAATGGCGCCGCTGCCGACAAAGATCATCGGCGCCTTGCTTCCCTTGACCAGCGCCGCGGCGGCCTTGATGCGATCGGGATCGGGCTTCGGCGCCGGAAACAGGTCGAACGGCGTTGCCGGGCCGACTTCCGCGCGCTGGGTGAACACGTCCCACGGCATTTCCAGCGACACCGGGCCGCGCCGCCCGGACAGCATCTCCTGGAACGCGCGCGACACCATCGCCGGCGCGACATCCGGATATTCGATTCTGTCGGCCCATTTCACAAACGTCTTCAGCGTTGCCAACTGGTCCGGCATTTCGTGCAGATGGCCGCGGCCCTTGCCGAGAAATTGCGTCGGCACCTGGCCGGTCAGGCACAGCACCGGCTCGTTCGCTCCGAACGCCGTCAACAGCGCGGCGCCGGCGTTGAGCACGCCGGGGCCGGGCACGACGCTGAACACGCCGGGCTTGCCGGTCGAGCGCGCGTACCCATAGGCCATGTAGCCGCAGGCCTGCTCATGCCGCGCGCCGATCACCTTGAGCTGCGCCTGATGGAAGGCGTCGAACAGGCCGTAGATCTGTGCGCCGGGCAGGCCGAACACGGTTTCGACGCCATGCGCGACGAGGCCATTGACGATTGCTTCGCCGCCGGAAGTTGAAGTCATTGTATTGTCCAATCGCTCACGGGAATTATCAGGTTTCGTCGACGACGCCGTTCTTCAGCACGCCGACGCCTTCGGCCTCGACCTCGATGACGTCGCCGGGCTTGAGGTAGCGCGGCGGGTCGAACCGCGCGCCGGCGCCGGTGGGTGTGCCCGTCACGATGACGTCGCCGGGCACCAGCGTGGTGAAGGTCGAGATGTAGCTGAGGAGATAGCGGAAGCCAAAAATCAAGCGACCGGTGCGGTCGTCCTGCCGGGTCTCGCCATTGACCTTGGTGGTCAGGTGAATGTCGGCGATCTGCGCCTCGTTGGTGTAGGGCACCAGCCACGGACCAAGGCTGCCGGTGGAGTCGAAATTCTTGCCCTGGGTGACGTTGAACTTGGCGTGCCGCACCCAGTCGCGGAGCGTGCCTTCGTTGCACAGCGTGATGGCGGCGATGTGATCCAGTGCGGCGCTTTCCTTGATGTGGCGGCCGGCCTTGCCGATCACGATCACCAGTTCGCCCTCGTAGTCGAGCTGCGACGACGCGCGCGGGCGGACCAGCGGCGTCTCGTGGCCGACAAACGAGCGCGGCGTGCGCATGAACATGCTCGGGTATCTCGGCGCGTCCTGGCCGTCCTTGTATTCGGCATTGCGGTCCGGGTAGTTGACGCCGATGCAGATGATCTTTTCCGGCACCGGGATCGGCGGCTGCCAGGTGATCGCGTCGAGGGAATAATCCGGCCCGCGCTTTTCGGCATCTTCGATCAACTTTGGCAGGGCATTGGCCGCGATCGCTTCGCGCAGGGTCGGATAGTCGCGGCTGAAATGGGCGGAAAGATCGACGATGCCGGCTTTGACGACAGCGCCGTATTTGGTCGACCCATTGACGGAGAAGGTGGCGAGACGATGTGAGGTCATGGGATGTCCAGTTAGCCCGGCTTCATGCCGCGTGCCTTGAGCGCGGCCGTGACGGTGGGAGTTGCCAGATACTCGATGAAGGCATAGGCGGCATCGTATTCCTTGACGTCGGCGGCGAGGGCCGCGATGAACACCAGTTCCTGTTGCAATTCGGCCGGGAACGGCCCCACGAGTTCGACGCTGGGTGCGATCAGGACGTTGGTCAGGAATACGCCGAGCTCGGCCTCGCCGTTGGCGACCGCTGGAGCAATCTGCGGCGGACCGGCCTGCGCCTTGGTCTTGGCCTTCATCTCGTCGGCAATGCCGAGGCGCTCGAACACTTTTGTTACATAGGCGCCGGCGGCACTCGCCGGCACCGACGCAATCGAAGACGCGGCGAGCAGGGTCTTCTTCAACGCATCCGGTGTAGAGATATCGGGTTTCGGCGCACCGGCGCGGATGGCGACGCCATAGCCGACATGCGCGAAGTCGATGGTCGGTAGCATGAAGCGGGCTTCGGGGACATCCTTGAAGACATCGACGGGAACGACAACGACATCGAACGGCGTGCCCGCGTTGATCCGCGTGACGATGTTGGGCGTGGAGTCGAAAAGGATCGAAAGCGTGTGGCCGGTGACCTTCTCGAAAGTCGGCGTGAGTTCGTTGAGCAGAGCCGTCAGCGAGCCGCCCGCGATCACTTTGAGTTCTGCAGCTTGCAACGGAGATATGAGCGCCATAGCGAGAATCCCCGAGAGTGCGACAGATAGTCGTTTCAGCAACAGTCTGGTCACGGCGCTTTTCCTTTGGTCAGACCCAGCCTAGTCCGCAATCGTGACATCGGCGACAAACGCCGGCTCGCGCACCGCCTGTCCCGTGAACGGCGAACCCTCTTCGAACCAGGAGCGCGGCGCGGGCGCGCCCCACAGTGTTTGACGGCGCGGGTCCTTCAGCGACCAGCGCAGCGGCTCGTGGTCGTGATCGCCTGTGAAGTAATCGCTGGTGTAGAGCTCGAGGCGGTGGCCGTCGGGATCCCTGACATAAAGAAAGAACGCGTTCGAAATGCCGTGGCGGCCGGGGCCACGCTCGATGTTCTTCAGAAAGCCGCTGGAGGCCATGACGTCGCAGAGATGCAGGATGTTCATCGCCGTCGGCACCCAATAGGCAAAGTGGTGCAGGCGAGGACCTTTTCCGTTGGTGATGGCGAAGTCGTGCACATTGCCCTTGCGGTGCATCCAGGCGGCGGCGATGCGCCCGTTCGGCCCGTCTTCCTCGCCGTACTCGGTCAAGCGGAAGCCGAGCCGCGCATAGAAGTCGACGGTGTTCTGCACTTCAGGCGAGAACACGTTGAAATGGTCGAGCCGCTGCGGGTGGCAGCCCTTGTAGAGGTCGTAGCGGCGCAACAGATGCGGGCGCTTTTCCATCGCGGCATAGAGTTCGAGCTGGAAGCCCAAGGGATCGGTGAACTGCAGCGTGCGGCCCTGGAACGGCTGCTCGGTGAAGGCGTAGGCGATGCCGTTCTCGGAGAAGAAGCTGGCGGCCTTGTCGAGATCGCCGTCGTTGCCGACCTTGAAGCCGAGGCGGTTGCAGGCCGCGACCGGCGCTTTCCGCAGCACCAGTGAGTGATGCTGATGTTCCTCGCTGCCGCGCAGGTAGACCGCGTTGTCGTCGCGATCCTCGACGTGGAGACCGACGGTGGTCTCGTAGAACGCCCGGCTCTTGTCCAGATCGACGACATCGAGTACGGCGTGGCTCGAGCGGATGATGTTGAAGGGGGGATCGAAGATGTGTGTCGGCACCGGCATAGGCGTTCCCTTGTTTGGCTTTCGTCATTCCGGGGCGATGCGAAGCATCGAACCCGGAATCTCGAGGTTCTCAGATGCGCAATTGCGCATCGTAGTTCGCTTCGCGCCCCGGAACGACGATGCGTTTACATTCCCAGTTTCTGAATCTTGTGCGTCCCGCGCGCCAGCGAGACGTGTTTGGTTTCCATGTAGAAGTCGAACGAGTAGTCGCCGCCGTCGCGGCCGATGCCTGATGATTTCATGCCGCCGAACGGCGTCGGCAGGTGGCGGACGTTTTCCGAGTTGAGCCAGATCATGCCGGCTTCCAGCGCGTCGGCGACGCGCAGCGCGCGGCCCATGTCGCCGGTCCAGACGTAACCGGTGAGGCCATACTGCACGCCATTGGCGATCTCGATCGCGTCGTTCTCGTCCTTGAACGGGATCACGGTCAGGAACGGGCCGAACACTTCCTCCTGCGCTACCCGCATGTTCGGATGTGCGCCGGTGACCAGCGTCGGCTCTACGTAGTGCCCGCCGCCGGGGCCGTCATGCGGTCGGCCGCCGACGGCGATGGTGGCGCCGTCCTGGCGGGCGATGTCGAAATAGCTGCAGACCTTGGCCAGATGCCGCTCGTGGATCAGCGGTCCGATTTCGGTGGCGGGATCCAGCGGATGCCCGACCTTCAGCGCCTTCACCCGTGCGGTGAGCTTTTCGATGAATTTGTCGGCGATGCCCTGCTGGACCAGCAACCGGCTGGACGAGGTGCAGCGCTCGCCGTTCAGCGAGTAGATCATGAAGACGACCGCATCGAGCGCGCGATCGAGATCGGCGTCGTCGAACACGATGACGGGATTCTTGCCGCCGAGCTCGAAATGCACCCGCTTCAGGGTCGGCGCGCCCTGCGCCATGATCGCCGAACCCGTCGAACTCTCGCCGACGAAGCCGATGGCCTTGATCGCGGGGTGCTCGGTCAAGGCCTTGCCGGCTTCCTCGCCGAAGCCGTGCACGGTATTGAGCACGCCATCGGGCAGGCCGGCCTGCTTGGCGAGCTTTGTCAGCAGGTCCGCGGTCACCGGCGACCATTCCGCCGGCTTGTGCACGACGGTGCAACCGGCCGCCAGCGCCGGGGCGATCTTCCAGGTCGACAGCATGAACGGCGTGTTCCACGGCGTGATGACGCCGACCGGGCCGATCGGCACCCGGGTCGAGATGTTCCAGTGCTCGTCGCTCGGCGTGCTGAGGCCGTCGCGCGCCTCGGCGCATTTGTCGGCGAAGAAGCGGAAATTCTCGGCGGCCCGGATCGCGGCCTTGGCCATGAAGCGGTGGGCCTGGCCGGTGTCGATGCATTCGAGCACGGCGATGTCGTCGGCATTGTCCTCGATCGCATCGGCGACGCGGTGCAGCAATTTCTTGCGCGCCGTCGCGGGCATGTCGCGCCACGACTTGAAGGCACGGCTGGCGGCGGTCGCGGCGCGGTCGATGTCCTCGGCGTTGCCGCGGGCGACGGTCGCCAGCGCGGAGGTGCCGTCGACCGGGGACTTGGTCTCGAAGGTCTGGCCAGAAACCGACGGCACGCTCTTGCCGTCGATCATGTGGTTGATGCCCTCGGCCGCCAATTTGACGAGCAGGGGGCCGACGCGGTCGCGGTTGGCCTTGAAGGCGTCCTTCGGTGTCACTTTATCCATGGGCGGTCTCCACTTTCAGAGCTTCGTGGATGTTGTTGCGTTTCCAGCTGGTTTCCTTGCCGTTGATCTGCATGTCGAACGACAGCGCGAACTTCGAGTTCGCAAACACCGGATCAAGATAGGCCGACAAGGCCTTGAAAATATGTTCGCCGGCCTTTTGCCTTGTAGCGAGGTCGCGGCCCTCGCCGAGCCGCAGCACCATGTCGAGAAAGCCGAAGTTGCTGCGGCCATCGGCGATCGCATAGTGCTCGCATCTGATGGCGCGGACGCGGATGCCGCCGAGCGGGAAGATCCCGGTCGCAACCGCTTCCTTGCGCACCAGTTCCACCACCGCGCCCATGTCGACGCGGCCGTCGAGATTGGCTGAATATTCAATCGTGAAGTGCGGCATGTTGGGGGTGCTCCCGCGATTGCTAAAGTGTCAGGCGAAGTAGCAGCTCACCGAGCCGTAGGCGCCGTAATCGGCCTGGATGGTGTCGCCCTTCTTGGTCTCGATCGGGCGGATGAACGATCCCGCCAGCACCACCTGGCCGGCCTCCAGCGCCAATCCATTGGGGGCGATCTTGTTGGCGAGCCAGGCCACGGCGGTCGCAGGATGATTGAGCACGCCGGCCGCCAGCCCGGTTTCTTCCAACTGGCCGTTGCGATAGCAGAGCGCGCCGATCCAGCGCAGGTCGGCATCCCCGGGGCGGATCGGGCGGCCGCCGAGCACGATGCCGGCATTGGCGGCGTTGTCGGCGATGGTATCGAAGATCTTTCGGGTGGCCTTGGTCTGCGGATCGACCCGCTCGACCCTGGTGTCGAGGATCTCCAGCGCGGGCACCACGAAGTCGGTGGCGTTGAGCACGTCGAATAGCGTGCAGTCGGGTCCGGACAGCCGCGACTTCATCACGAAGGCCAGTTCGGCCTCGACGCGGGTGGCGATGAAGCGTTCTGATGGCACCAGCCCGCCATCGGCAAAGAACATGTCGTCGAGCAGGATGCCGGAATCCGGCTCGCCGATATTGAGTGCGCTTTGCATCGCCTTCGAGGTCAGGCCGATCTTGTGGCCCTTGACGGTTCGGCCCTGGGCAATCTTCATGTCGACCCACGCCTTCTGAATGGCGTAGGAATCCTCGATCGTTATGCCGGGGTGTTCGAGCGAAATCTGGCGGATCTGGGTGCGGGTCTTCTCGGCATGGTCGAGTCGTTCGGCGGCGCTGCGGATTTGGTCTCTGGAAAGGGTCATGTGCGTCCGCCGTGCGTTCGGCAAAAAGGGGTGCTGGAATTTGATTAACATGTTAAGGGTATCCAGGCAAACCGATTTGATGCTTGCTGCACCGCAAAATTTTTTCTCTCTCGACCAACGGTTTGCGATGGTGGACGACTAGCAATGGCAGACAAGAAATTGCGGAACGGGTCGCGTTCGAATTCCACCGAAGCAGCGGAGAGCCGCCGCGCGCCGATGCGGGAATTCTCCAGGTCACTGCCGATGTCGTTGCTGCGCGCACGCGAAGCGGTGATGCGGCAGTTCCGGCCGTCGCTGCGCAACCATGGTCTGACCGAGCAGCAATGGCGGATCCTGCGCGCCTTGACCGCGGTGGAAACCATCGAGGTCACCGAACTCGCGCGTACCGCCTTCCTGTTGGGGCCGAGCCTGTCGCGAATCCTGCGCGACCTCGAAGCGCGGCACCTGATCGAGCGCCGTACCGCAAAGGACGATCTGCGCCGCGGCGTGGTGTCGATCTCGCCCAAGGGTTTGAAGTTGATCGAGGCGGTGGCGCCGAACTCCGAAGCGATCTACGCCGAAATCACCAATCGCTTTGGCGCCCGTAAGCTTGCCGAACTGCAGGACATGCTGAGCGTGCTGGAGCGTAGCTTAGCTGCGATGGAAGTCGCAGGTGAGGGCGGTGGCGAGGAAGAAGAGTAAAGACAAATTTGCATGATGCCGGGCCCCGGGATGCATAGCTTGCCCCGCTGCACTGTCTTTGAGCAGTAAAAGCCGCCACTACCGTAGAGAAACCAGGGAATAAGCCGGCCCGGGCGGCGTTCATCATCTTTGATGCTCGCATTGAGCGATGGATATCGGCTGTTAGTCGTACTCACCGCGATATCAATTTACTCGGGACGCGAGAATCCGTAAGTACGCATCCGGTTAGCGTCCGGTGAGGACTGCCAAAACCAAGAAAGGCCGACGACGAAGCCCGGCCTCAGGGAGGATTGGATGAAGCTTACGAGACGCGATTTCGCGGCCGGCATTGTTGCCGGTATTGCTGCACCCCACATTTTGACCAGCGCACGGGCGCAGGGCGCCACCATCAAGATCGGCATGTGCGCGCCGGTGACCGGCCCGGCCGCTGAATCCGGCGGATATGCCATCAAGGGCGCCAAACTCGCGCTCGAAGCCGTCAACAAGGCCGGCGGCGTTCTCGGCAAACAGCTCGAGCTGATCGTCGAGGACGACCAGACCACCAATCCCGGCATCGTGCTGGCGTTCTCCAAGCTGGCGGCCCAGTCCGACATCGTCGGCTTCCTCGGTTCGATCCGCTCGACCCAGGTTCACGCCATGGCGCCCGACGTCATCAAGCTCGGCAAGCCGGTCATGATCGGCGGTACCGATCCGAACCTGACCCATATGGGCAATCAGTGGCTGTTCCGTTTCCGCCCCAATGACAGCTATTCGGGCCGCGTGATCGCCGATTACGGCGTCAACACGCTGGGCAAGAAGAAGTGGGCCGTGCTGCATTCGACCGATGCGTTCGGCACCGCCGGCGGCAAGGCGCTGACGGCGGCCCTTGAAAAGCTCGGCGCACCCGCGGTTCTGGATCAGGGCTACGCCAACCAGAGCCAGGACTTCACCCCGGTCGTGCTCGCGATCAAGCAGTCCGGCGCCGAAATTCTCGGTTCCTACTTCACCTTCGAAAACGATCTCGGCATCTTTGCCCGGCAGTTGCGCCAGCTCGGCGTCAATATTCCCTGGGTCGGTTCGCCCTCGATCGTCAACATCACGGCGCTGAAGCTCGCCGGTCCCGCGCTGTACAACACCTATGGCGTGGCCGACTACGCCGAGGATTCCAGCGAGGGATCGAAGGCGTTCGGCAAGCTCTACCGCGACGCCGTCAAGGTCGCGCCCGACAACCAGAGCTCCTGGCCCTACGACGCAATCAACGTGCTCGCGGCCGCGATCAACAAGGCCGGCTCCACCGATGCGACCAAGATCCGCGAGGCGATCCTGGCCACCAAGAAGTTCCCGGGGGCCGAGGGCGAATACAATTTCGACCAGAACGGCGACGGGCTTCACGGCTACAACATCGTGAAGAACGAAAAGGGCAACATCGTCTTCGACAAGCACATCGAGTTCAACGATTGATGTGAGTTCGGCCTCTCCGGTTTCGCCGGGGAGGCCGAAGCTTTTTTGTCGAGCCTTTTTGTCGAACTGTTTCTCTCAACCGATCGCGTGTCATGGATCTCGTCCTACAACTGCTCTTTACCGGCATCGGCATCGGCGCCGTCTATGCGCTGGTCGCGCTAGGCATCGTCCTGATTTTCCGCGCCACCAACGTAGTGAATTTCGCGCAAGGCGAGTTCTCGATGGTCGCCGCCTATCTGATGGTGGTCGCCATCGAGTTCGGCGCGCCTTACTGGCTGGCGTTTCTGGCCGCGCTGGCCGGCATGGCGCTGCTCGGCGTGATCTTCAATCTCGGGGTTTACTACCCCTTGCGTCATCGATCCTTTCTCCCCGTCATCATCGCGACCATCGGCGCCTCGATCCTGCTCGCCAACTCCGTGCTTGCGATCTACGGCCCGCAGCCGCAGGTGCTGCCGGGCTGGTTCGAAACCCCCGGCATCCAGCTTGGGCCGGTTTATCTCGACAGCCAGTACCTGCTGATCATCGCAGTGACCGTCGCGCTCGTGTTCTTCAACTACTGGTTCTTCGAAAAGACCATGCTCGGCAAGAAATTGCAGGCGACGTCGCAGGACAAGGAGATGGCCTCGCTGCTCGGCATTTCCGTCTCGGCCATGATCATGATCACCTTCATCTATTCGGCCGTGCTCGGCGGCCTTGCCGGCGTCCTCGTGGCGCCCGTGCTGTTCGTCTCGATCCAGATGGGCTCGACGATTGCGCTGAAGGCTTTTGCCGCCACCATCATCGGCGGCTTCGGTGACGTCGCCGGCGCCATCATCGGCGGACTTTCGCTCGGCATTATCGAGACTTTCGGTGCGGCTTATATCTCCGTGCCCTACAAGGACGCCTTCGCGTTCCTGGCGCTGGTGCTGTTTTTGATCATCCGGCCGCAGGGCATCTTCGGCGAACGTGTCGCGGAGAAAGCATGAGCGCGCCTTCCGAAAATATGCCGATCGCCGCGTCGTTGCCGCGTTCAAAGCCGCTGCTGCTGCGTCACCTGCCGTATTTCATCGGCGCGGCGATCGCGGTGGCGCTTGCCGGCAACATCCAGTTCGACGGCTACGTCCACAACATCCTGATGCAGGCCACGACGTTTGCGATCGCGGTGTTCGGCCTCTCGGTCGTGCTCGGCCTGTGCGGGCAGATCAATCTCGCGCAGGCTGCGTTCTTCGGCTTCGGCGCCTACGCCGTCGGCATCGGAACGGCGGACTACCACATCAGCTACTGGCTCTGCCTGTTGGCGGGATGCCTGGTCGCGCTCGCGGCAGGCGCGGTATTGGGCATGTCGACGCTGCGGCTTGGCGGCCATTACCTCGCCATGGTGACGATCTCGTTCCAGCAGATCATCACACTGGTCATGATCAATGCGACCTGGCTCACCCACGGTCCGGACGGCGTTTCGCGGATCGGCCGGCCAGATCTGTTTCAGTCGGCGCAAGGTTATCTCGCGTTCTGCGTCGCGGTGCTGGCAATCGTCGGCTACGCGGTCTGGCACCTGTCGGATACGCGGCTCGGGCGGGCGATGCGCGCGGTGCGCGACAACGAACTTGCCGCCGGCGTCGTCGGCGTCGACGTGTTCCGCACCAAGGTTTCCGCCTTTGCATTGAGTGCCGTTCTGGGCGGGTTGGCCGGCGGTCTCTTCGCCGGCGGGTTTGCCTATGTCAGCCCGGACCAGTTCTCGTTCGCCGAGTCGGTGGTGTTCCTGACCATGTCCTTGCTCGGCGGCGTGGCATCGCCGATCGGTTCGGCCATCGGCACGGGTTTGCTGATCCTGATTCCGGAATGGCTGCGGTTCCTGAAAAGCATCCCCGGATTGTATCTCGCGATCTACGGGCTCGCCGTCATCCTGATCATCCGCTTCATGCCTGACGGTATCTGGGGCTTTTTCGCAACCGCCTTCGAGCGTTGGCGCGCGCAGACCAAGGCGCCGCCGGCAGCGGCGGCTTTGCAGCTCAAGCCCGCGAAGGTCGGCGGCGATATCGTGCTCGAAGTCACCGGGCTCTCGAAATATTTCGGCGGCCTCAAGGCGGTCGACGGTGTCGATATCCAGGTGAGGCGCGGCGGGGTTCACGCCCTGATCGGACCGAACGGTTCCGGCAAGACCACGACGCTCAACGTGCTGTCCGGCCTCTACAAGGCCACATCAGGCAAGATTTTGCTCGACGGCACCGACATCACGACGATGCCGCCGCATCAGCGCACGGCGGCGGGGCTGGGACGCACGTTCCAGAACATCCGGCTGTTCCGCTCGATGACGGCGCTGGAGAATGTCGAGATCGGCGCCGAGCGGCCCGGCAATACCATGATCGGGCAGGGCGGCGACGCAGCACTGACCGAACGGGCGATGGAGGCGTTGACCTTCGTCGGACTAGGTGCCCGCGCCAACCAGTTGATCTCGAGCTTCTCCTACGGCCATCAGCGGTTGATCGAGATCGCGCGCGCGCTGGCCGCCAATCCGACCCTGCTGCTGCTCGACGAGCCCGCCGCCGGTCTGAACTCGACCGAAAAGCTTGAACTGCACGAGCTGCTGAAACGGATCGCGGCGCAGGGGCTGACCATCCTGATCATCGATCACGACATGACGCTGGTCTCCGAAGCGGCACAGCACATCACCGTGCTCAATTTCGGACGCCGCATCGCGGACGGCGAATCCATGGCGGTGCTGCGCCATCCCGACGTCGTCTCCGCCTATCTCGGAACCGAATAATGGCGCTGCTCGAAATTCGCGATCTCGTTGTCCGCTACGGCGAAATCGAAGCGTTGCGCGGCATCTCCCTCAATGTCGACGAGGGGCAGGTAGTGACCTTGCTCGGCGCCAACGGCGCCGGCAAATCGACCACGCTGCGCGCCATTTCAGGTCTCGCCAAACCGGCAGCCGGCGACATCCTGTTCGACGGCAAATCGATCGCCGGCCTCGGGCCCGAAGCGATCGTCCGCATGGGCATTTCGCATGTGCCGGAAGGACGCCGGGTATTCCCGGGCCTGACGGTGAAGGAAAACATCATGCTCGGCGCGTCGAACCGCAGGGTCGCGACGTCGCAATTGTCGCGCGAAGCCGACGCGATGTTCGACCTGTTTCCGGACATCCGCTCGTTTGCCAACGCGCTGGGCTGGACCTTGTCCGGCGGCCAGTTGCAGATGGTCGCGGTCGCGCGTGGCCTGATGGCGAAGCCGCGCCTGCTGCTGCTGGACGAGCCCTCGCTGGGGCTGGCGCCCGTCATCGTGCAAGCGGTGTTCCGGATCATCTCGCAGATCAGGAAAGACACCACGGTGCTGCTGGTCGAGCAGAACGCGCGGATGGGGCTTTCGGTCGCCGACCACGGCTTCGTGCTGGAAACCGGCCGGATCGTGCTCGGCGGCAAGCCCGACGAATTGTGGGGCAATGAAGCCATCGCCGCTGCCTATCTCGGCGGGCACGGCAAGGTCAGCGCCTGAAGCGACGTCGATCAGGCGGCAATGCCGGGCGATATCGTGCGGAAAATGCGGGTCTGCGTGGCAGACGCTGCCCTTGCCTGACGATACCGGGGCGGCGATAGTGCGCCCCCGCATCCAGCGGCCGTCAGCTAGACCGGTCCGGCATCAAAAGAAACGACAGAGGAAACGCGATCCATGACTACCAACAACGTCAAGAAAGTATGGGCCTCGGGCAAGGCCGTGGTGAATGCCTGGCTCGCGATTCCGTCCGGCTTTTCGGCCGAAGTGATTGCGCAATGCGGCTTCGACAGCGTCACCGTCGATATGCAGCACGGCGTGCAGGATTACCTCTCGATGGTGCAGTGCTTCCAGGCGATGAACGGCCACCCGGTGACGCCGATGGTCCGCGTTCCCTGGAACGAGCCCGGCATCATCGGCAAGGTGCTCGACGGCGGCGCCTATGGCGTGATCTGCCCGATGATCAACACCAAGCAGGAAGCGGAAAACCTGGTCCAGTACGCCAAGTATCCGCCAAAGGGCACCCGCTCGAACGGCCCGATCCGCTCCGGCATGTACGGCTCGGCCGGCGCCTACCAGCAGACGGCCAACGACGAGATCGTGCTGCTGCCGATGATGGAGACCAAGACGGCGATCGAGAATATGGAATCGATCCTCGACGTCGAGGGCATCAACGGCGTTTACGTCGGCCCCTCCGACCTCGGCTTCTCCTACGGCCTGGTGCCGAAGCTCGATCGCGACGAGCCGGAAATTCTCAAGATCTACGAGAAGATCGTCAAGGAATGCGGCAAGCGCGGCCTGCATCCGGGCATCCACTGCTCGGGCGCCGAGGGCGCGGTGCGCGCGATCAACATGGGCTTCAAGCTCGTGACGCTGTCGAACGAGAGCGGCCTGATGCAGACCTACGCCAAGATGCAGGTCAACCAGACCCGCAAGGAATCGGCCGGCAAGGCGTAAGCGATAATCT is a window encoding:
- the hpaR gene encoding homoprotocatechuate degradation operon regulator HpaR → MREFSRSLPMSLLRAREAVMRQFRPSLRNHGLTEQQWRILRALTAVETIEVTELARTAFLLGPSLSRILRDLEARHLIERRTAKDDLRRGVVSISPKGLKLIEAVAPNSEAIYAEITNRFGARKLAELQDMLSVLERSLAAMEVAGEGGGEEEE
- the hpaH gene encoding 2-oxo-hept-4-ene-1,7-dioate hydratase codes for the protein MTLSRDQIRSAAERLDHAEKTRTQIRQISLEHPGITIEDSYAIQKAWVDMKIAQGRTVKGHKIGLTSKAMQSALNIGEPDSGILLDDMFFADGGLVPSERFIATRVEAELAFVMKSRLSGPDCTLFDVLNATDFVVPALEILDTRVERVDPQTKATRKIFDTIADNAANAGIVLGGRPIRPGDADLRWIGALCYRNGQLEETGLAAGVLNHPATAVAWLANKIAPNGLALEAGQVVLAGSFIRPIETKKGDTIQADYGAYGSVSCYFA
- a CDS encoding branched-chain amino acid ABC transporter permease yields the protein MDLVLQLLFTGIGIGAVYALVALGIVLIFRATNVVNFAQGEFSMVAAYLMVVAIEFGAPYWLAFLAALAGMALLGVIFNLGVYYPLRHRSFLPVIIATIGASILLANSVLAIYGPQPQVLPGWFETPGIQLGPVYLDSQYLLIIAVTVALVFFNYWFFEKTMLGKKLQATSQDKEMASLLGISVSAMIMITFIYSAVLGGLAGVLVAPVLFVSIQMGSTIALKAFAATIIGGFGDVAGAIIGGLSLGIIETFGAAYISVPYKDAFAFLALVLFLIIRPQGIFGERVAEKA
- a CDS encoding ABC transporter ATP-binding protein, producing MALLEIRDLVVRYGEIEALRGISLNVDEGQVVTLLGANGAGKSTTLRAISGLAKPAAGDILFDGKSIAGLGPEAIVRMGISHVPEGRRVFPGLTVKENIMLGASNRRVATSQLSREADAMFDLFPDIRSFANALGWTLSGGQLQMVAVARGLMAKPRLLLLDEPSLGLAPVIVQAVFRIISQIRKDTTVLLVEQNARMGLSVADHGFVLETGRIVLGGKPDELWGNEAIAAAYLGGHGKVSA
- a CDS encoding ATP-binding cassette domain-containing protein translates to MSAPSENMPIAASLPRSKPLLLRHLPYFIGAAIAVALAGNIQFDGYVHNILMQATTFAIAVFGLSVVLGLCGQINLAQAAFFGFGAYAVGIGTADYHISYWLCLLAGCLVALAAGAVLGMSTLRLGGHYLAMVTISFQQIITLVMINATWLTHGPDGVSRIGRPDLFQSAQGYLAFCVAVLAIVGYAVWHLSDTRLGRAMRAVRDNELAAGVVGVDVFRTKVSAFALSAVLGGLAGGLFAGGFAYVSPDQFSFAESVVFLTMSLLGGVASPIGSAIGTGLLILIPEWLRFLKSIPGLYLAIYGLAVILIIRFMPDGIWGFFATAFERWRAQTKAPPAAAALQLKPAKVGGDIVLEVTGLSKYFGGLKAVDGVDIQVRRGGVHALIGPNGSGKTTTLNVLSGLYKATSGKILLDGTDITTMPPHQRTAAGLGRTFQNIRLFRSMTALENVEIGAERPGNTMIGQGGDAALTERAMEALTFVGLGARANQLISSFSYGHQRLIEIARALAANPTLLLLDEPAAGLNSTEKLELHELLKRIAAQGLTILIIDHDMTLVSEAAQHITVLNFGRRIADGESMAVLRHPDVVSAYLGTE
- a CDS encoding ABC transporter substrate-binding protein produces the protein MKLTRRDFAAGIVAGIAAPHILTSARAQGATIKIGMCAPVTGPAAESGGYAIKGAKLALEAVNKAGGVLGKQLELIVEDDQTTNPGIVLAFSKLAAQSDIVGFLGSIRSTQVHAMAPDVIKLGKPVMIGGTDPNLTHMGNQWLFRFRPNDSYSGRVIADYGVNTLGKKKWAVLHSTDAFGTAGGKALTAALEKLGAPAVLDQGYANQSQDFTPVVLAIKQSGAEILGSYFTFENDLGIFARQLRQLGVNIPWVGSPSIVNITALKLAGPALYNTYGVADYAEDSSEGSKAFGKLYRDAVKVAPDNQSSWPYDAINVLAAAINKAGSTDATKIREAILATKKFPGAEGEYNFDQNGDGLHGYNIVKNEKGNIVFDKHIEFND